A region from the uncultured Draconibacterium sp. genome encodes:
- a CDS encoding DoxX family protein — protein sequence MNWKKFFITVFRIVIGWHFLYEGLAKLLAGNWSAASYLSDATGPFSGFYHWMASSDWALAVIDPINIAALILIGVGLFLGLAIRLSAVSGVVLLLLYYFAYPPFGSTLPLMADGNLFIVNRNLIEALALLVLFALNEKGWGIYALPVFAKKRAEVVDEKPAAVKSRREALKNLATIPALGVLGVGAFKQSQRFGVDTLSGATIKIGGTDIKELKGELPKGKIGSHEISRLVAGGNLIGGWAHSRDLHYVPSLFRAYNTERKIFETLMLAEEAGINTINIGFPTNATMQKYKQLTGSKIKVITQVAPDVKNNDYLVNINKAIDFGVDIIQIQGNHCDWMVRDNKLDKIDLMLEHTRKQGYTAGLASHTVDALIACEEQGIIPDYYMKTMHHDNYWSAHPRENRVPYEVDGKRSVDHNQFHDNCFCLFPDRTIEFVERATVPVMGFKVLAAGAIKPEDGFNWAFKNGADFICVGMFDFQVVNDVNITIDTLNNLKGRTRKWYG from the coding sequence ATGAACTGGAAAAAATTTTTCATCACGGTTTTTAGAATAGTTATTGGCTGGCACTTTTTATATGAAGGTTTGGCAAAATTGCTTGCCGGTAACTGGAGTGCCGCCAGCTATTTGTCTGATGCAACCGGTCCTTTCTCGGGCTTTTATCATTGGATGGCCAGCTCCGATTGGGCGTTGGCTGTTATTGATCCCATAAATATTGCAGCGCTTATTTTAATTGGAGTAGGGCTTTTTTTGGGACTTGCCATTCGCTTGTCGGCTGTTTCGGGAGTGGTTTTGCTGCTTTTGTACTACTTTGCCTATCCGCCCTTCGGAAGTACGCTGCCATTAATGGCTGATGGAAACTTGTTTATTGTTAACCGTAACCTTATTGAAGCACTGGCCTTGCTTGTTTTATTTGCATTAAACGAAAAGGGTTGGGGAATTTATGCTTTGCCGGTTTTTGCCAAAAAGAGGGCCGAGGTGGTGGATGAAAAGCCGGCTGCAGTTAAGTCGCGGCGCGAGGCTTTAAAAAATCTGGCCACTATACCTGCACTGGGGGTGTTGGGCGTTGGAGCCTTTAAGCAATCGCAGAGATTTGGGGTGGATACGCTTTCAGGCGCAACCATAAAAATAGGTGGTACCGATATAAAAGAGCTAAAGGGCGAGCTGCCTAAAGGAAAAATAGGGTCGCACGAAATTAGCCGTTTGGTGGCCGGCGGTAATCTTATTGGCGGTTGGGCACACTCGCGCGATTTGCATTATGTGCCCTCGCTATTCAGAGCTTACAATACCGAGCGAAAAATTTTTGAAACGCTTATGCTGGCTGAAGAAGCCGGGATAAATACCATAAACATTGGATTTCCAACCAATGCTACCATGCAAAAATACAAACAACTTACCGGAAGTAAAATTAAGGTGATTACCCAGGTGGCTCCTGATGTAAAAAACAACGACTACCTTGTGAATATTAATAAAGCCATTGATTTTGGTGTCGACATTATTCAAATTCAGGGAAACCATTGCGACTGGATGGTGCGCGACAATAAACTGGATAAGATTGATTTAATGCTGGAACATACCCGGAAACAAGGTTACACCGCCGGGCTGGCCTCGCACACTGTTGATGCACTGATTGCCTGCGAAGAACAGGGCATTATTCCGGATTACTACATGAAAACCATGCACCACGACAACTATTGGTCGGCACATCCGCGCGAAAACCGTGTACCTTACGAAGTGGATGGAAAACGTAGCGTGGACCATAACCAGTTTCACGATAATTGTTTTTGTTTGTTCCCCGACAGAACCATTGAATTTGTAGAGCGGGCAACCGTTCCGGTGATGGGTTTTAAAGTGCTGGCTGCCGGTGCCATTAAGCCCGAAGATGGTTTTAACTGGGCTTTTAAAAATGGTGCCGATTTTATTTGCGTGGGAATGTTCGATTTTCAGGTGGTAAATGATGTGAACATCACCATTGATACCTTAAATAACTTGAAGGGACGAACGCGCAAATGGTACGGATAG
- a CDS encoding GAF domain-containing protein codes for MKTGKHINCSLTQLPFNSVLSFKTLIAQIKQISSTTDHPMQKMAKATLAAVNKAPELNAPICADEVLNNHPQLVKQLMAFVISPLRHNSDLEACSLPFASEPFFASELYNKAAGCKSRHFEIAMDGDQDLSLIAKLYQAYLIILEKFYNYSIDVDIPFTYRVTNTNNGSVKYLRKRIHTEYLEINEIKKHPKLSSKEIAELFDNTEDLNFWNSKIPLENFEFSGFMHFSLTDITQDFVISQLKTDLLDKKTIETNEGFEVLQKRMCALFENPQLKFGMAVAPDADANLNINLIWNTIIPRSELQCSDYIGSVYEKAFTENRIINISDLSEQPNDLVVQNLLNAGIRSLAIVPLFIDEQPVGMLEFACAAPDNISMFQIKRLHDVFPTFALALKRSKEEWNDKIRAVIQDEFTAIHPTIEWRFREAVGRFLSHTNKSNQVPMEKIVFPDVVPIYGAADIRGSSLERNMAIQEDLTEQLEHARDILNYAIQLKDMPLLDDICFNIQQNINTVKSGLKAGDEVVILEFLKKEVNPVLSLLKERYADLSEPVDVYFSSLDPELKVVYKKRRDFENSLTKISNTVSEIIDIEQHKAQAVFPHYFEKYQTDGVEYNAYIGQSLVKNLNYNTIYLKNIRLWQLLVKVKVARSIKLLQPQLATKLDITQLILVHSNPLSIEFRQDEKKFDVAGAYNIRYEITKKRIDKARINGSNERITQVGKIAIIYSHADEIQEYKKYIDYLIAQGYLAPTIEELELEDLKGASGLRALRVEVNFDNLAPNEINPEKIARIVTNN; via the coding sequence ATGAAAACAGGAAAACATATTAACTGCTCGCTAACCCAGTTGCCATTTAACTCGGTACTTAGCTTTAAAACGCTAATCGCACAGATTAAACAAATCAGCTCCACAACCGACCACCCCATGCAAAAAATGGCAAAAGCCACATTGGCTGCCGTAAACAAAGCACCCGAACTGAATGCCCCAATTTGCGCAGATGAAGTTTTAAACAACCACCCGCAACTGGTGAAGCAACTTATGGCTTTTGTAATAAGCCCCTTGCGCCACAACAGCGATTTGGAAGCCTGCTCTCTTCCGTTTGCCTCGGAGCCCTTTTTTGCAAGCGAGTTGTACAACAAGGCCGCCGGATGTAAATCCCGGCATTTTGAAATTGCCATGGATGGAGATCAGGACCTTAGCCTCATCGCCAAGCTTTACCAGGCCTATCTTATCATTCTCGAAAAATTTTACAATTACAGTATTGATGTAGACATTCCGTTTACCTACCGGGTTACCAATACCAACAACGGTTCGGTTAAATACTTAAGAAAGCGCATTCACACCGAATACCTGGAAATAAACGAAATTAAAAAACACCCAAAACTATCGTCAAAAGAAATTGCCGAACTTTTTGACAATACCGAAGACCTGAATTTCTGGAACTCGAAAATCCCGCTTGAAAATTTCGAATTCTCAGGATTTATGCATTTTAGCCTTACCGATATTACACAGGATTTTGTGATCTCGCAGCTTAAAACCGATTTGCTGGATAAAAAAACCATTGAAACCAATGAAGGTTTTGAGGTACTGCAGAAGCGTATGTGTGCACTGTTTGAAAATCCACAACTAAAATTTGGTATGGCGGTTGCCCCCGATGCCGATGCCAACCTGAACATTAACCTGATTTGGAACACCATAATTCCGCGATCGGAGCTTCAATGCAGCGACTACATTGGTTCGGTTTACGAAAAAGCTTTTACTGAAAACCGCATCATAAATATTTCCGATCTGAGTGAGCAACCCAACGACCTGGTGGTACAGAACCTGTTAAATGCAGGCATCAGAAGTCTGGCTATTGTTCCGCTTTTTATTGATGAGCAACCTGTTGGAATGTTGGAGTTTGCCTGTGCAGCACCCGATAACATCAGCATGTTTCAAATAAAAAGACTACACGACGTATTTCCTACTTTTGCGCTGGCTTTGAAACGCTCAAAAGAAGAATGGAATGATAAAATAAGAGCAGTTATTCAGGATGAATTTACAGCCATTCACCCAACAATAGAGTGGCGATTCCGGGAGGCCGTAGGGCGCTTTTTAAGCCATACCAACAAAAGCAATCAGGTACCAATGGAGAAAATAGTGTTCCCCGATGTGGTGCCTATTTATGGGGCTGCCGATATTCGAGGCTCATCGCTGGAGCGCAACATGGCCATTCAAGAGGATTTAACAGAGCAGCTGGAACACGCCCGCGACATTTTAAACTATGCCATACAGCTAAAAGATATGCCGCTGCTCGACGACATTTGCTTTAACATTCAGCAAAACATTAACACCGTTAAAAGCGGCTTAAAAGCTGGCGACGAAGTGGTTATTCTTGAGTTTCTGAAAAAAGAAGTTAACCCGGTTTTAAGCCTGCTAAAAGAGCGCTACGCCGATTTAAGCGAGCCTGTTGATGTGTATTTTTCATCGCTTGATCCGGAGCTGAAAGTAGTGTATAAAAAACGCAGGGATTTTGAAAACAGCTTAACAAAAATAAGCAATACCGTTAGCGAAATTATCGACATTGAGCAACATAAAGCGCAGGCTGTTTTTCCGCACTATTTCGAGAAATACCAAACCGATGGTGTTGAATACAATGCCTACATTGGGCAATCGTTGGTGAAAAACCTGAACTACAACACAATTTATCTGAAAAATATCAGGCTGTGGCAACTACTGGTTAAGGTAAAAGTGGCACGCAGCATAAAACTACTTCAACCACAATTGGCTACCAAGCTCGATATTACCCAGCTTATCCTGGTGCATTCCAACCCATTAAGTATTGAGTTCAGGCAAGATGAGAAAAAGTTTGATGTGGCCGGTGCCTACAACATTCGGTACGAGATAACCAAAAAAAGAATTGACAAAGCGCGCATTAACGGCAGCAACGAACGAATTACACAGGTTGGAAAAATTGCCATTATTTATTCGCATGCCGACGAAATTCAGGAATATAAAAAATACATTGATTACCTGATAGCACAAGGCTACCTTGCCCCAACAATTGAAGAACTGGAACTGGAAGACCTGAAGGGCGCATCGGGGTTGCGAGCCTTGCGTGTTGAAGTAAATTTCGATAACCTGGCACCCAACGAAATCAATCCGGAGAAAATTGCCCGGATTGTTACCAATAATTAA
- a CDS encoding transglutaminase-like domain-containing protein has product MKKSFLFILLLYFLCSCQSNFQGIPEFYHALLDTALTKAGENAEELERALLEAPKAQKEGMAFLISYMPERDLTSLSASFLLENVSYAYKAREKYAWCAALPDSIFLNEVLPYANVSEDRDNWRPDFYERFSKYADDKDNSTDAIMAIARNIKDEVNVEYNTKRSRVDISPFQAMKEHMATCTGLSILLTNAYRSVGIPSRLAGTAMWTNYKGNHTWSEVWINGQWHFIEYYPDTLDQSWFVADAGKADPDHMLHWIYAASFKPTQLPYYAAVDAPYAMQVTELNKLPEEVRPRFEKMKARVTDNKPYIWGHNVTQRYINIYQNSLKNSQLKPNELLANVVVFANADTQTSEARLSCRVDVFTDDKRIDFGYSPATTDDMNRFLQFKLKKNTAYRFVVTHPEEKINEEFSIATNKQNSQDIQLILNQ; this is encoded by the coding sequence ATGAAAAAATCTTTCCTGTTTATTCTGTTGTTGTATTTTCTTTGCAGTTGTCAATCTAATTTCCAAGGGATTCCTGAGTTTTACCATGCACTTTTAGACACCGCTCTTACAAAAGCCGGCGAGAATGCGGAAGAACTTGAACGAGCACTTTTAGAAGCGCCTAAAGCACAGAAAGAAGGAATGGCCTTTCTTATCAGCTATATGCCGGAGCGTGACCTTACTTCGCTAAGCGCCTCGTTTTTGCTCGAAAATGTGAGCTATGCCTACAAAGCCCGGGAGAAATATGCATGGTGTGCCGCACTTCCTGATTCTATTTTTTTAAACGAAGTGTTGCCTTACGCCAACGTTTCGGAAGACCGGGATAACTGGCGCCCCGATTTTTACGAACGATTCTCGAAATATGCCGACGATAAGGACAATAGTACGGATGCCATTATGGCCATCGCCCGAAATATTAAAGATGAAGTAAACGTAGAATACAACACCAAACGTTCACGGGTCGATATCAGCCCGTTTCAGGCCATGAAAGAACACATGGCAACCTGCACCGGGCTTTCAATTTTATTAACCAATGCTTACCGCTCGGTTGGCATTCCTTCGCGCCTGGCAGGAACCGCCATGTGGACCAACTACAAGGGAAATCACACCTGGAGCGAAGTGTGGATTAACGGACAATGGCATTTTATCGAATATTACCCCGATACCTTAGACCAGTCGTGGTTTGTGGCCGATGCCGGAAAAGCCGACCCCGATCACATGTTGCACTGGATTTATGCTGCATCGTTTAAACCAACACAACTGCCGTACTATGCAGCCGTTGACGCTCCGTATGCCATGCAGGTTACAGAGCTAAACAAATTGCCTGAAGAGGTGCGTCCGCGTTTTGAAAAAATGAAGGCTAGAGTTACAGATAACAAACCCTACATCTGGGGACATAATGTTACGCAACGTTACATCAACATTTATCAGAATTCATTAAAAAACAGCCAACTTAAGCCCAACGAACTACTGGCCAATGTGGTGGTATTTGCCAATGCCGATACCCAAACCAGCGAGGCCCGATTGAGCTGCCGGGTGGATGTTTTTACTGATGACAAAAGAATTGATTTTGGCTATTCTCCTGCAACAACCGATGACATGAATCGCTTTCTTCAGTTTAAACTTAAAAAAAATACGGCCTACCGTTTTGTTGTCACCCATCCTGAAGAAAAAATAAACGAAGAATTTTCAATAGCTACCAACAAGCAAAATTCTCAGGATATTCAACTTATTTTAAACCAATAA
- a CDS encoding peptide-N-glycosidase F-related protein: MKKITLFLVFVAALHTALAQTINVKTHDKVLINTDPSKGVKSFVQWGVFPTPDKEIRKVVLNLTLAYPQDRAIAHWDYMDRVKILRKGGVNGELLNYEIGRMLTPYGSNFKEGWNYTWSIDVTDFQAFLRDSIEIEYIHSGYESPDLGWDLSLDFDITFGPQVADFISVEKMWDGNYRYGDPEDPIEKQLGAQTITRAEDAAFGRFRIQHTGHGMDRPSGCSEFCSRWRELKFDGTVVDHRDMWKDCGNNPLYPQGGTWIFDRAYWCPGDLQVPDVVDIPLTKNRHQLDLDMEPFTATNKDQPREQITSYFFQFEAPNRENDVAIEEIIAPNLKDNYNRFNPRAFSPIIKIRNLGKSDLNKLKIIYKTKGFSEKTYNWKGNLGFYEAAIITLPGEIDMNEGINSFAVILEEPNGKEDEWDADNNMEVEFESIATIPSKFVVEFMTNNKPEDNWLHIVNSSYDTLYSKTPEMLDSATTYVDTLELAEGNYFLNLVDTAGEGLEFWFLADAGYGRLRLKDTAGNLIHLFESDCGNGQFFAFRTDDDFKVDTTVSHLSVNIYPRMVKDYATIYTTTNKKSTLKVRITKDGEYIETHEYTNIKDAQTGLDLRHLEKGRYVMEIFVDGEHKMNRRFNKIPQSGFRY; this comes from the coding sequence ATGAAAAAAATTACACTGTTTTTGGTCTTTGTTGCAGCACTGCATACAGCCCTGGCTCAAACCATAAATGTTAAAACACACGATAAAGTACTGATAAACACCGACCCCTCAAAAGGCGTAAAAAGTTTTGTACAGTGGGGTGTTTTTCCTACACCCGATAAGGAAATACGCAAGGTGGTACTTAACCTTACCTTAGCCTATCCGCAAGACAGGGCCATTGCCCACTGGGATTACATGGACCGTGTAAAAATACTTCGAAAAGGTGGCGTAAACGGCGAATTGCTCAATTACGAAATTGGCCGAATGCTAACCCCTTACGGCAGCAATTTTAAAGAAGGCTGGAACTACACCTGGAGCATTGATGTTACGGATTTTCAGGCATTTTTGCGCGACAGTATAGAGATTGAATACATCCATTCGGGCTACGAATCGCCGGATTTGGGCTGGGATTTAAGCCTTGATTTTGACATAACTTTCGGACCACAAGTGGCTGATTTTATTTCAGTAGAAAAAATGTGGGACGGGAACTACCGCTACGGCGACCCGGAAGATCCCATAGAGAAACAACTAGGAGCACAAACAATAACCCGAGCCGAAGATGCAGCTTTTGGCCGCTTTCGAATTCAGCATACCGGCCACGGCATGGATCGGCCAAGCGGATGCAGCGAGTTTTGCAGTCGCTGGCGCGAACTGAAATTCGACGGAACAGTGGTGGATCATCGCGACATGTGGAAAGACTGCGGCAACAATCCGCTTTACCCACAGGGCGGTACCTGGATTTTCGACCGCGCTTACTGGTGCCCCGGCGATTTACAGGTCCCTGATGTAGTTGACATTCCGCTTACCAAAAACAGGCATCAGCTCGATTTGGATATGGAACCCTTTACGGCCACCAACAAAGACCAGCCACGCGAACAAATTACCTCCTACTTCTTTCAGTTTGAAGCACCCAATCGCGAAAACGACGTTGCTATTGAAGAAATTATTGCCCCTAATTTAAAGGACAATTACAATCGCTTTAATCCACGCGCATTCAGTCCAATCATCAAAATCAGAAACCTCGGAAAAAGCGATTTGAACAAACTGAAGATCATTTATAAAACCAAAGGATTCAGCGAAAAAACGTATAACTGGAAAGGCAACCTCGGATTTTACGAGGCAGCCATCATTACGCTTCCGGGTGAAATTGACATGAACGAGGGCATAAATTCATTTGCGGTAATTCTGGAAGAACCCAACGGCAAAGAAGACGAGTGGGACGCTGACAACAACATGGAAGTTGAGTTTGAAAGCATCGCAACAATTCCATCGAAATTTGTAGTTGAATTTATGACCAACAATAAACCGGAAGACAACTGGTTACACATTGTGAACAGCAGCTACGACACGCTTTATTCCAAAACTCCTGAAATGTTGGATTCGGCCACTACATATGTTGATACACTTGAATTAGCGGAAGGGAATTATTTTCTAAATCTGGTTGATACCGCAGGCGAAGGACTGGAATTCTGGTTTTTGGCCGATGCCGGTTATGGCCGCCTCCGCTTAAAAGACACGGCAGGCAACCTTATTCATTTGTTTGAAAGCGATTGCGGCAACGGTCAGTTCTTTGCATTCAGAACCGATGACGATTTTAAAGTAGACACCACCGTCTCCCATCTTTCGGTAAATATTTATCCGCGCATGGTAAAAGACTACGCTACCATTTACACCACTACCAACAAAAAATCAACTTTAAAAGTGCGCATTACTAAAGATGGCGAATACATTGAAACACATGAATATACCAACATTAAAGATGCACAAACCGGCCTCGATCTCCGGCATTTGGAAAAAGGACGCTATGTAATGGAAATTTTTGTTGACGGCGAACACAAGATGAACCGCCGTTTTAACAAAATTCCGCAAAGCGGATTTCGATACTAA
- a CDS encoding NAD-dependent epimerase/dehydratase family protein has product MKVIITGATGMVGKGVLLECLDHKKVQEVVVIGRNSVAMQNPKLSEIIHADFSDFSEVKSQLSGFDACFFCMGVSSVGLKEPNFKHLTYNFTLALARELVKINSEMTFNYVSGEGTDSSEKGRVMWARVKGKTENDLLKLGFKQAYMFRPGAIIPLRGIKSRTKAYQFIYDYFMWLVKLIKALAPNAVVNTTQMGLAMINSVLYGYPATVLKPRDIIQLAEK; this is encoded by the coding sequence ATGAAAGTAATAATAACAGGTGCTACAGGTATGGTAGGCAAAGGTGTTCTGCTCGAGTGCCTCGATCATAAAAAAGTACAGGAGGTGGTAGTAATTGGCCGTAATTCGGTGGCCATGCAAAACCCAAAACTTAGCGAAATAATTCATGCTGATTTTTCCGATTTTTCCGAAGTAAAAAGTCAGCTTAGTGGTTTTGATGCCTGCTTTTTTTGCATGGGCGTTAGCTCGGTTGGACTAAAAGAACCCAATTTTAAGCACCTTACCTACAATTTTACACTGGCACTAGCGCGTGAATTGGTCAAGATAAATTCTGAAATGACATTTAACTATGTGTCGGGCGAAGGCACCGACTCGAGCGAAAAAGGCCGCGTAATGTGGGCCAGAGTAAAAGGAAAAACCGAAAACGATTTACTAAAACTAGGATTTAAGCAAGCATACATGTTTCGGCCCGGTGCAATTATCCCCCTTCGGGGCATAAAATCGCGCACAAAAGCCTACCAGTTTATTTACGACTATTTTATGTGGCTGGTAAAACTCATTAAAGCGCTGGCTCCAAACGCGGTGGTTAATACTACCCAAATGGGCCTTGCCATGATAAATTCGGTACTTTACGGCTACCCGGCAACGGTGCTAAAACCACGTGACATTATTCAACTGGCTGAAAAATAA
- a CDS encoding metallophosphoesterase — MRQLFPLLFFALFFALLAGANFYLAKRFSFYFDLRNPRFMLATFAGLTIFMLAGIIGFTNAQGTFANSVYIAASIIMGFLLYLLLAVAAVDLLNLLVKTNAKMQGLASIALAVAITGGGILNAQYKRISKEEIVIPGLHSSITIAHLSDIHIGHFWGPKTLQKIVDKTNAQQPDVVFITGDLFDGKIRLTSKSLEPLTHLNAPVYFVEGNHDGYSGANEIKQKLRHIGVEVLENEVTHFNQLQIIGLNHMRATNNDPGMHGTAAKPSMQSVLSQLNIFPDKPTVLLHHSPDGIELANKYGVNLYLAGHTHNGQLFPFNFVVRGVYQYNKGLKKFKNTSIYTSQGVGTFGPPIRVGTKSEIVILKLKPSAK, encoded by the coding sequence ATGAGACAACTATTTCCGCTTTTGTTTTTTGCCCTGTTTTTTGCCCTTTTGGCCGGTGCTAATTTTTACCTGGCAAAACGTTTTTCGTTCTATTTCGATTTGCGAAACCCGCGTTTTATGCTGGCTACATTTGCCGGACTTACCATTTTTATGCTGGCCGGAATAATTGGATTTACCAATGCCCAGGGTACTTTTGCCAACAGCGTTTATATTGCGGCATCAATAATTATGGGCTTTTTGCTTTACCTTTTACTCGCTGTTGCAGCGGTTGATTTACTAAACCTGCTTGTAAAAACAAATGCAAAAATGCAAGGATTAGCCTCCATTGCCTTGGCAGTGGCCATTACCGGCGGCGGCATTTTAAATGCGCAGTATAAAAGAATAAGTAAAGAAGAAATAGTTATACCGGGCCTGCACAGCAGCATTACCATCGCCCATCTTTCCGACATTCACATCGGGCATTTCTGGGGGCCAAAAACCCTCCAAAAAATTGTTGACAAAACCAATGCCCAACAACCTGATGTAGTTTTTATTACGGGCGATTTGTTTGACGGAAAAATTCGGTTAACCAGCAAAAGCCTTGAACCCCTGACCCATTTAAATGCTCCGGTTTATTTTGTTGAAGGCAACCACGACGGCTACTCCGGTGCCAACGAAATAAAACAAAAGCTACGCCATATTGGGGTTGAAGTTCTGGAGAATGAAGTTACCCATTTTAATCAGCTGCAAATTATCGGGCTCAACCACATGCGAGCTACCAACAACGACCCCGGAATGCATGGCACCGCTGCCAAACCAAGTATGCAATCAGTACTTAGCCAGCTGAATATTTTCCCTGACAAACCCACGGTTTTACTGCACCATAGCCCCGACGGAATAGAACTTGCCAATAAATACGGTGTAAACCTGTACCTGGCCGGGCACACCCACAACGGACAATTATTTCCGTTTAATTTTGTGGTACGCGGAGTTTATCAGTACAACAAAGGGCTAAAAAAATTTAAAAACACCTCCATCTACACCTCGCAGGGAGTTGGCACCTTTGGGCCGCCCATACGCGTGGGCACAAAAAGCGAAATTGTAATTCTAAAACTTAAACCATCAGCAAAATGA
- a CDS encoding cysteate synthase, whose protein sequence is MSKEFSPTKYILKSFKTGKQFEDKGWMLDAPGEADPTLIRAIYDKKQIDVKDDSWGLYKFADWLPIGRMLEGSSAPVTYKSEGLAKKLGLDNLWITFSGYWPEKGTSMKTASFKETEAYSVCGRMTADMNQVLVVASAGNTSRAFARVCSENNIPLLICVPEDNINALWFDAPINDCVKLICSKTGSDYFDAIHLSNIVAGMDGFVAEGGAKNVARRDGMATTMLSATTTIGEIPDYYFQAIGSGTGAIAAWEANLRLIEDGRFGNKKMKLMVSQNTPFTPIHDAWKADSRAMLPLDDDLAREQVEEIVAKVLSNRKPPYPIAGGLYDAMKDAGGSVLLANNDEAAEAGKLFLETEGNDIHPASAIATATLIEAAKNGTVKKDDLIMLNITGGGEEKFKAENELFYLKPEIIFDINPDENEVKEKVAKLF, encoded by the coding sequence ATGAGCAAGGAATTTTCGCCCACAAAATACATCCTGAAATCGTTTAAAACAGGAAAACAATTTGAAGATAAAGGCTGGATGCTTGATGCTCCGGGCGAGGCTGACCCCACACTTATAAGAGCCATTTACGATAAAAAACAAATTGATGTAAAGGACGACTCGTGGGGTTTGTACAAATTTGCCGACTGGTTACCCATTGGCCGCATGCTTGAAGGCTCTTCGGCACCGGTTACCTACAAAAGCGAAGGACTGGCAAAAAAACTTGGGCTCGATAACTTGTGGATTACCTTTAGCGGCTACTGGCCCGAAAAAGGCACCAGCATGAAAACAGCTTCTTTTAAAGAAACGGAAGCCTACTCGGTATGTGGCCGAATGACAGCAGACATGAACCAGGTTTTGGTTGTGGCTTCTGCCGGAAATACCTCGCGTGCTTTTGCGCGGGTGTGCTCCGAAAACAACATTCCATTGCTTATTTGTGTGCCTGAAGACAACATCAACGCCCTGTGGTTTGATGCCCCGATAAACGACTGTGTAAAATTGATATGCAGCAAAACCGGAAGCGACTATTTTGATGCCATTCACCTGTCGAACATTGTTGCCGGAATGGATGGATTTGTGGCTGAAGGAGGTGCCAAAAATGTAGCGCGCCGCGACGGAATGGCAACAACCATGCTCTCGGCAACCACCACAATCGGCGAAATTCCCGATTATTATTTCCAGGCCATTGGTAGTGGTACGGGCGCTATTGCTGCCTGGGAAGCTAATTTACGTTTGATTGAAGATGGGCGTTTTGGAAACAAAAAAATGAAACTTATGGTTTCGCAGAATACGCCATTCACACCCATTCACGACGCCTGGAAAGCCGATTCGCGTGCCATGCTTCCGTTAGATGACGACCTGGCCCGCGAACAGGTAGAAGAGATTGTTGCCAAAGTTTTATCGAACCGCAAACCTCCGTACCCAATTGCCGGCGGTTTATACGATGCTATGAAAGATGCCGGCGGATCAGTATTGCTGGCCAACAACGACGAAGCCGCAGAAGCCGGAAAATTGTTCCTCGAAACCGAAGGCAACGACATCCACCCGGCATCGGCTATTGCCACAGCAACCTTAATTGAAGCTGCAAAAAATGGCACCGTAAAAAAAGACGACCTGATTATGCTGAACATTACAGGAGGCGGTGAAGAAAAATTTAAAGCCGAAAATGAATTATTCTATTTGAAACCGGAGATTATTTTTGACATTAATCCGGATGAAAACGAGGTGAAAGAAAAAGTGGCAAAATTGTTTTAA